The nucleotide window AAGAGTGACTGCTATAGCAAATGCTATTGTAAAACATTCGATAGATAATCCAGATTGTTTTTTTGCTCCTATAGTTCCACATTTAATTTTATCGGTGTTTAATGAGGAGAAGGACAATTCCGTAAGATCATACACAGAAGAAATAAGTAAAAATTTAGTACTTTTCTGTGACGAATTATGGCTTGTTTCAGATATCATCTCAAAGGGTATGCAGTTAGAAATACAATCAGCTCAGGAAAACACCATACCTATAAGAAAATGGTCAGAAATTAAATTAATAGTACCTATACTATGTCAATTTGATAATATTTAACTTGTTATTATTTTAAGGAATAAAATGTCTTATCTTGAGATAGAAAAAATTAAAGAAAAAAATATTGTTCCATGGGCCGCAACGTGCGAGAAATATAATAATGATCCTGATGAAAGAAGAAGTGCATTTAAACATGATGAGGATGAGTTTATTTATTCATCTGCGTTACGTAGACTTGCGGATAAAACCCAAATAGTGGTTAAGCCAGAATTTGTTGAGCAATACCGATCTAGATTAACGCATACTTTAGAGGTACAGCAAATAGCAGAAAGTATAGGTTCACATCTTTCCTTAAATAATGAACTTATTAATGCTATTGCGTGTGGTCATGATTTGGGCCATTGCCCATATGGCCATGCAGGAGAAAGAGCCATACAAGGAATATTTAAAGCGAATATACTACCGTTATGTGATCTTGGGAAACTTAAAATTAATTTAACAGAAGCATTATATTTTTACAATATAAAGGTAAAAATAAAGCGTGAAATACAACCATATTATTTATTTCACCATGCTGTTAATTCGGTTAGAATAATCGAAAGGAAGATGAAAGGTATAGGATTTATAACAAAAAGGGGAATTATTACTCATAGTTGGAGTCCATGGCAGAATCAAAGCAAAATAAAATATGGTATCCCAGATACACTTGAGGCACAAGCTGTTGCTATAGCTGATCAGATTGCTGGTATAAATCATGATACCGAGGATATTTTAAATTGTAAGGAATCAGATTATGATATTGATAAAATAAAAAAAGCCGGATCAAAACATATAGATAATAAGGGTTATTTGAAATATTCTGATGCGTATGCGATATTCAACGAATGGTTTTTAACAACGGAATCTACTCATATAAATGGATGGGGGCGTAAAAAAAGGTTAAGAAATATAATCAATAGTGTTATTGATTACTCTTCGGATGAGATTTACAAATATTATATTGCAAAGGAACCAAGAAGATATGGAGAAGAACCTGTACTTCAATTAGATAAAAACATTAAATCTTTCTTATCTGGATATGAGTCTTTTATCCGTAGCGAAATAATACAAGTAAAGAATTGTTTTAAACAAAGAGACGCACAGGCAGAAGCTGAAATAGGAACGGCATTTAATTTTTTTAAAATAAGAGATGAAAATGATCAAACAAATATTAAGGAAAAGGAGAAAGAGTGCATAAATGCATTTAAAT belongs to Candidatus Edwardsbacteria bacterium and includes:
- a CDS encoding HD domain-containing protein; translation: MSYLEIEKIKEKNIVPWAATCEKYNNDPDERRSAFKHDEDEFIYSSALRRLADKTQIVVKPEFVEQYRSRLTHTLEVQQIAESIGSHLSLNNELINAIACGHDLGHCPYGHAGERAIQGIFKANILPLCDLGKLKINLTEALYFYNIKVKIKREIQPYYLFHHAVNSVRIIERKMKGIGFITKRGIITHSWSPWQNQSKIKYGIPDTLEAQAVAIADQIAGINHDTEDILNCKESDYDIDKIKKAGSKHIDNKGYLKYSDAYAIFNEWFLTTESTHINGWGRKKRLRNIINSVIDYSSDEIYKYYIAKEPRRYGEEPVLQLDKNIKSFLSGYESFIRSEIIQVKNCFKQRDAQAEAEIGTAFNFFKIRDENDQTNIKEKEKECINAFKLSISDDRYNEDKIFIAFINSLKKHNGDKLRHYLEIIDFVCGMTDTYLHKIIGIANEQFNNSK